One genomic window of Enoplosus armatus isolate fEnoArm2 chromosome 19, fEnoArm2.hap1, whole genome shotgun sequence includes the following:
- the atp5mj gene encoding ATP synthase subunit ATP5MJ, mitochondrial — translation MSGRVFASWWSKVSPYYTKAYQEVWVGLGIMTYLYYKVSYGGKKAVKGKPAH, via the exons ATGTCTGGACGCGTGTTTGCATCGTGGTGGTCCAAAGTGAGCCCCTACTACACCAAGGCATACCAGGAGGTGTGGGTTGGTCTTGGCATCATGACATACCTGTACTACAAGGTTTCCTATGGGg GCAAGAAGGCTGTGAAGGGCA AGCCTGCCCATTGA